The following are encoded together in the Drosophila sechellia strain sech25 chromosome 3R, ASM438219v1, whole genome shotgun sequence genome:
- the LOC6612711 gene encoding pickpocket protein 19, translating to MLYPLELPRARRPLYRDYGGKSGLIQTQQDARKGSRLGKLWHFMLPYLKDYAAESSVHGIRYLADPKMRKFERVIWLLILVTTSIGAIVVYVDLNELYQTVRIQTTIKNTMLPIFRIPFPSIGVCPRNRLNWKMLENEAVDHFLGANVSAAEKDLFVKFFTAAGDPHLSRLNEMSNFFRNKTLTDELYMLDHLDLREVYKFIQFRCQDLFHTCRWRGNPVNCCEVIEYQFTEAGLCFVFNTEISPESRQKAKEDKYYPLRTPQYGEGSGLDLFLRLNRSFIRPGKRGLNVMIKQPQQWSDVVRHVPHEAHTRISVTPRFTITDERTRTVTPEVRRCIFGDEVDNPHYKNFPDFEYWLGNCRSRCHQEHVLNLCKCSPSIFFPVSDKDNFTACRASDFKCLYDNRFTFSIERHPEEDDFVKNPFKESMICDCFTSCSQLVFDRVFTTTTLDNNETDTEAGTMRLDIFYQSGWLIQYQTTMRFTFVELLASFGGIIGLFLGASLLSAFELAYYFSIGLYLYIHDKRKLKKPEPRVLTIPFGQRKITPIKF from the exons ATGCTATATCCACTGGAACTGCCAAGAGCCCGTCGTCCACTTTACAGGGATTACGGCGGCAAGTCGGGGCTCATCCAGACGCAGCAGGATGCCAGGAAGGGCAGTCGTCTGGGAAAACTATGGCACTTTATGCTGCCATATCTCAAGGATTACGCAGCGGAGTCCTCCGTGCACGGCATACGATATCTGGCCGATCCCAAGATGAGGAAGTTCGAGAG GGTGATTTGGCTGCTGATTCTGGTGACCACCAGCATAGGTGCCATCGTGGTTTATGTGGACCTGAACGAACTTTACCAAACGGTGCGCATACAGACCACCATTAAGAACACGATGCTCCCGATCTTCCGCATACCATTCCCCTCGATTGGGGTCTGTCCAAGGAACCGCCTGAACTGGAAAATGTTAGAGAACGAGGCAGTTGATCACTTCCTGGGAGCCAACGTGTCTGCTGCCGAAAAGGACCTCTTCGTAAAGTTCTTCACTGCGGCAGGCGATCCACACTTGTCGCGCCTCAATGAAATGTCCAACTTCTTTAGGAACAAAACTCTGACTGATGAGCTTTACATGCTGGATCATCTTGACCTTCGCGAGGTCTACAAGTTCATCCAGTTTAGGTGTCAGGACCTCTTTCACACCTGCCGCTGGCGGGGAAACCCAGTGAACTGTTGCGAGGTCATTGAATACCAGTTCACAGAGGCCGGATTGTGTTTTGTCTTCAACACGGAAATCAGTCCGGAATCGCGACAAAAAGCT AAGGAAGACAAATATTATCCCCTGCGCACCCCGCAGTATGGCGAGGGTTCCGGCCTGGATCTCTTCCTGCGGCTCAACAGATCCTTCATTCGTCCTGGAAAGCGGGGCCTCAATGTGATGATCAAGCAGCCGCAGCAATGGAGCGACGTGGTGCGCCACGTGCCACATGAAGCCCACACCAGGATCAGCGTAACACCCCGTTTCACAATCACGGATGAACGAACCCGGACGGTGACTCCGGAGGTCAGAAGATGTATCTTTGGCGATGAGGTCGACAATCCGCATTACAAAAATTTTCCAGACTTCGAGTACTGGCTTGGAAACTGCCGGAGCAGGTGCCATCAGGAGCATGTCCTCAACCTGTGCAAGTGCTCTCCCTCGATCTTTTTTCCCGTCTCAGATAAAG ATAACTTTACTGCATGCAGAGCTTCGGACTTTAAGTGTCTCTACGACAACAGAT TCACCTTCAGCATTGAACGGCATCCCGAGGAGGACGATTTTGTTAAAAATCCCTTTAAGGAAAGCATGATCTGTGACTGCTTCACCAGCTGCTCTCAGCTGGTTTTCGACCGGGTTTTCACCACTACCACTCTTGA TAATAATGAAACGGACACCGAGGCGGGCACAATGCGCTTGGATATTTTCTACCAATCAGGTTGGCTTATCCAATACCAAACCACCATGAGATTTACCTTTGTGGAACTACTGG CTAGCTTTGGTGGCATAATCGGACTGTTCTTAGGAGCCTCCTTACTGAGTGCCTTTGAGTTGGCCTACTACTTCTCAATCGGGCTCTATTTGTACATTCATGACAAGAGAAAGTTAAAGAAACCAGAACCCCGCGTTTTAACTATTCCATTTGGCCAGAGAAAAATAACACcaattaaattttga
- the LOC6612712 gene encoding pickpocket protein 19, with protein MARGDNSVKPMEAAGFGDNEKCLVDLLKVHFRSYCEKSTIHCVRYLYDSHLHNLERIIWSVLLIISIGLSFFFYLLLSERFVSQKLQTVVHDPQYPVFLVQFPAVGICTDNRINWNKLEAAKELFLPTNASVELVESFTVLVTRMETLRFGGYLSSLSQLEDDNLEAVAFVNLTKLAMFITLQCEDIMVPKSCLWRSSSFNCCEYFVLEKTEFGFCLVFNSEVSPRSKAIKQKEGHNFYPKHNAKAGQSSGLNFDLILNESFRRPDSQANNNVYVMIKKPNQLNNVVYSMTQDTETYVTIRPDLTWTDNTTRSIPPERRNCLFADEQGELDSNDSAKKYGKHFQLSNCLNRCHESYLIQLCNCSLPIFFLYNHRVPDCNAVSLRCLARHNDIFSYDKRRDEDALFSATKLGMTCSCLVDCYLLDYYTATTTLPLSAHKLPKDPQQKLFRVDVHYQVETTPLYRTSLEFTVIDLIANLGGIFGLCLGASMVSAFELIYYLTVGLAMHLYDHHYYGVLFKHLKVKWANFKGYLRNEVSHLAENPAAHKDANESKLRHPFNNRKNAW; from the exons ATGGCCAGGGGAGATAATTCGGTCAAGCCGATGGAGGCAGCCGGTTTTGGTGACAACGAGAAGTGCCTGGTGGATTTACTAAAGGTCCACTTTCGGAGCTACTGCGAGAAGTCCACCATTCACTGCGTTCGCTATCTGTACGATTCACACCTGCATAACTTGGAGAG AATCATCTGGTCCGTGCTGCTCATCATCAGCATCGGGCTGTCCTTCTTTTTCTACCTCCTCCTCTCCGAGCGATTCGTTTCCCAGAAGCTGCAGACGGTGGTCCATGATCCCCAGTACCCCGTGTTTCTGGTGCAATTTCCGGCCGTGGGAATCTGCACGGACAACCGCATCAACTGGAACAAGCTGGAGGCGGCCAAGGAGCTGTTCCTGCCGACGAATGCCAGCGTGGAACTGGTCGAAAGTTTCACCGTTCTCGTTACCCGGATGGAAACTCTGCGCTTTGGCGGCTACCTTTCGAGTTTGTCCCAGCTGGAGGACGATAACCTGGAGGCAGTGGCCTTTGTGAACCTAACTAAGCTGGCCATGTTTATCACTCTTCAATGCGAGGATATCATGGTACCGAAATCCTGCCTGTGGCGCAGTTCCTCCTTCAATTGCTGCGAATACTTCGTGTTGGAGAAGACGGAGTTTggattttgtttggttttcaaCTCGGAGGTTTCGCCACGCTCCAAGGCAATTAAGCAGAAGGAGGGTCATAACTTCTATCCGAAGCACAATGCCAAAGCTGGCCAGAGCTCGGGCTTGAATTTTGATCTTATCTTGAACGAGAGCTTCAGGCGACCCGATTCGCAGGCGAATAATAATGTCTAC GTAATGATTAAGAAGCCCAACCAACTGAACAATGTCGTGTACTCAATGACCCAAGACACGGAGACCTACGTGACTATCCGTCCGGATCTCACTTGGACGGACAACACCACTCGCAGTATTCCGCCGGAGCGCAGGAACTGCCTCTTCGCGGACGAGCAGGGCGAGCTGGACTCCAATGATTCGGCCAAGAAGTATGGAAAGCACTTTCAGCTCTCCAACTGCCTCAACAGATGCCATGAGTCGTACCTAATCCAGCTCTGCAACTGCTCCCTGCCCATTTTCTTCCTGTACAATCACAGGG TTCCTGATTGCAACGCAGTCAGCCTGCGCTGCCTGGCGCGTCACAATG ACATCTTTAGCTACGACAAGCGAAGGGACGAGGATGCCCTTTTCAGTGCCACCAAGCTGGGAATGACCTGCTCCTGCTTGGTGGACTGCTACCTGCTCGACTATTATACGGCCACCACCACGCTGCCTTTGTCAGCCCATAAACT ACCCAAGGATCCGCAGCAGAAACTCTTCAGGGTGGATGTGCACTACCAGGTGGAGACCACACCTTTGTACCGCACAAGCCTGGAGTTTACCGTCATCGATCTAATTG CCAATCTGGGTGGAATCTTTGGACTTTGCTTGGGGGCTTCTATGGTCAGCGCCTTCGAGTTGATCTACTATCTTACTGTGGGACTTGCTATGCATCTATATGACCACCACTACTATGGGGTCTTATTTAAGCACCTCAAGGTAAAGTGGGCCAATTTCAAGGGCTACCTCAGGAACGAAGTTAGCCATCTGGCTGAGAATCCTGCTGCTCACAAGGATGCCAATGAAAGTAAATTGAGGCATCCCTTTAACAACAGAAAGAATGCATGGTAA
- the LOC6612713 gene encoding pickpocket protein 19 isoform X1 translates to MSATAWKPEPSSEDNDDDHKESKKKQKKDEASGWASTRRSAKIPLKIMAALATVYVSILSSERYFYYWVQTSIERTDMHVSEIDFPAVTIIPIHLSSLNFEKLSKAYNLVQSVVWQTPMSARLTDENFTEFSELDNWNMQSWGIYQALQMNCQHFFTECQWRRKAMNCCDLFRPTKTFNGFAFEFNSLVSSGRDETWPWSVAACGSNSGLNVKIKRYQGLYTLNTMGVIVHEPTQLLGMSIDYSSEDRIVVPVEPLRFTAELDVRARPVQMRRCYFENEIPDGKSRSECIYKCHFNYIISKCNCSLELPVKATQDEENTADAKESNGRRICGMKDLGCFNQHRFSLFSMSNIIEESRDNVFSTVDCGCFPQCGHTQYHTSTYTEKLSTHTTHAAEIEIDVYFQEETLFSYRSMLRFTLIDLMGEFGINHSCDEMYPSPPLAVSYGGIAGLIMGMSVLGCINSCLDRFACCRVPDRS, encoded by the exons ATGAGTGCCACCGCCTGGAAGCCAGAACCCTCCTCCGAGGATAATGATGATGACCACAAGGAGTcgaagaagaagcagaagaagGACGAGGCGAGTGGATGGGCTTCGACCAGGCG aTCCGCCAAAATCCCCCTAAAAATAATGGCTGCTCTGGCCACTGTTTATGTCAGCATTCTGTCCTCGGAGCGGTACTTCTACTACTGGGTGCAGACCTCCATCGAAAGGACCGACATGCATGTGTCCGAGATCGATTTCCCAGCCGTCACCATTATCCCGATCCATTTGAGCAGCCTGAATTTCGAGAAGCTCTCCAAGGCCTATAACTTGGTTCAGTCCGTGGTCTGGCAAACACCGATGTCCGCTCGCCTCACGGATGAGAACTTCACGGAGTTCTCCGAACTGGACAACTGGAACATGCAGAGCTGGGGTATCTACCAGGCTCTGCAGATGAACTGCCAGCACTTCTTCACCGAGTGCCAGTGGCGTCGCAAGGCGATGAACTGCTGCGACCTATTCCGACCCACCAAAACCTTCAATGGCTTCGCCTTCGAGTTCAACTCACTGGTCTCCTCGGGAAGAGATGAAACGTGGCCCTGGTCCGTGGCCGCATGCGGATCAAACAGCGGGCTCAATGTGAAGATCAAACGGTATCAGGGTCTGTATACGTTGAATACAATGGGG GTGATAGTGCACGAACCCACCCAGTTGCTGGGCATGAGCATTGACTATTCCTCGGAGGATCGCATCGTGGTTCCGGTGGAACCACTTCGTTTCACTGCCGAATTGGATGTCCGGGCACGTCCCGTTCAAATGCGTCGTTGTTACTTTGAG AATGAGATCCCAGATGGAAAATCCCGTTCGGAGTGCATCTACAAGTGCCACTTCAACTACATCATCAGCAAGTGCAACTGCTCCTTGGAACTGCCTGTGAAGGCCACTCAAGATGAGGAAAACACTGCGGATGCAAAGGAAAGCAACGGTCGTAGAATTTGCGGGATGAAGGATCTGGGCTGCTTCAATCAGCACCGAT TTTCGCTCTTTTCCATGAGCAACATCATCGAAGAGTCCCGCGATAACGTGTTCTCCACCGTGGATTGCGGTTGCTTTCCTCAGTGCGGTCACACCCAGTACCACACGTCGACCTACACGGAGAAGCTGAGCACCCACACCACCCACGCCGCAGAGATCGAGATTGATGTGTACTTCCAGGAGGAGACCCTCTTCTCCTACCGCTCCATGCTCCGCTTCACGCTGATCGACTTGATGGGTGAGTTTGGGATCAATCACAGCTGCGATGAAATGTACCCATCCCCTCCACTTGCAGTTTCCTATGGAGGAATAGCCGGCTTGATCATGGGCATGTCGGTGCTAGGCTGCATCAACAGCTGCTTGGATCGCTTTGCCTGTTGTCGCGTACCCGATCGCTCCTAG
- the LOC6612713 gene encoding pickpocket protein 19 isoform X2, producing MSATAWKPEPSSEDNDDDHKESKKKQKKDEASGWASTRRSAKIPLKIMAALATVYVSILSSERYFYYWVQTSIERTDMHVSEIDFPAVTIIPIHLSSLNFEKLSKAYNLVQSVVWQTPMSARLTDENFTEFSELDNWNMQSWGIYQALQMNCQHFFTECQWRRKAMNCCDLFRPTKTFNGFAFEFNSLVSSGRDETWPWSVAACGSNSGLNVKIKRYQGLYTLNTMGVIVHEPTQLLGMSIDYSSEDRIVVPVEPLRFTAELDVRARPVQMRRCYFENEIPDGKSRSECIYKCHFNYIISKCNCSLELPVKATQDEENTADAKESNGRRICGMKDLGCFNQHRFSLFSMSNIIEESRDNVFSTVDCGCFPQCGHTQYHTSTYTEKLSTHTTHAAEIEIDVYFQEETLFSYRSMLRFTLIDLMVSYGGIAGLIMGMSVLGCINSCLDRFACCRVPDRS from the exons ATGAGTGCCACCGCCTGGAAGCCAGAACCCTCCTCCGAGGATAATGATGATGACCACAAGGAGTcgaagaagaagcagaagaagGACGAGGCGAGTGGATGGGCTTCGACCAGGCG aTCCGCCAAAATCCCCCTAAAAATAATGGCTGCTCTGGCCACTGTTTATGTCAGCATTCTGTCCTCGGAGCGGTACTTCTACTACTGGGTGCAGACCTCCATCGAAAGGACCGACATGCATGTGTCCGAGATCGATTTCCCAGCCGTCACCATTATCCCGATCCATTTGAGCAGCCTGAATTTCGAGAAGCTCTCCAAGGCCTATAACTTGGTTCAGTCCGTGGTCTGGCAAACACCGATGTCCGCTCGCCTCACGGATGAGAACTTCACGGAGTTCTCCGAACTGGACAACTGGAACATGCAGAGCTGGGGTATCTACCAGGCTCTGCAGATGAACTGCCAGCACTTCTTCACCGAGTGCCAGTGGCGTCGCAAGGCGATGAACTGCTGCGACCTATTCCGACCCACCAAAACCTTCAATGGCTTCGCCTTCGAGTTCAACTCACTGGTCTCCTCGGGAAGAGATGAAACGTGGCCCTGGTCCGTGGCCGCATGCGGATCAAACAGCGGGCTCAATGTGAAGATCAAACGGTATCAGGGTCTGTATACGTTGAATACAATGGGG GTGATAGTGCACGAACCCACCCAGTTGCTGGGCATGAGCATTGACTATTCCTCGGAGGATCGCATCGTGGTTCCGGTGGAACCACTTCGTTTCACTGCCGAATTGGATGTCCGGGCACGTCCCGTTCAAATGCGTCGTTGTTACTTTGAG AATGAGATCCCAGATGGAAAATCCCGTTCGGAGTGCATCTACAAGTGCCACTTCAACTACATCATCAGCAAGTGCAACTGCTCCTTGGAACTGCCTGTGAAGGCCACTCAAGATGAGGAAAACACTGCGGATGCAAAGGAAAGCAACGGTCGTAGAATTTGCGGGATGAAGGATCTGGGCTGCTTCAATCAGCACCGAT TTTCGCTCTTTTCCATGAGCAACATCATCGAAGAGTCCCGCGATAACGTGTTCTCCACCGTGGATTGCGGTTGCTTTCCTCAGTGCGGTCACACCCAGTACCACACGTCGACCTACACGGAGAAGCTGAGCACCCACACCACCCACGCCGCAGAGATCGAGATTGATGTGTACTTCCAGGAGGAGACCCTCTTCTCCTACCGCTCCATGCTCCGCTTCACGCTGATCGACTTGATGG TTTCCTATGGAGGAATAGCCGGCTTGATCATGGGCATGTCGGTGCTAGGCTGCATCAACAGCTGCTTGGATCGCTTTGCCTGTTGTCGCGTACCCGATCGCTCCTAG